A genomic segment from Perca flavescens isolate YP-PL-M2 chromosome 13, PFLA_1.0, whole genome shotgun sequence encodes:
- the ptrh2 gene encoding peptidyl-tRNA hydrolase 2, mitochondrial — translation MDLLYGPLSLGVVAGLGCGLLVGWHLRARLSPTSKSLMAAMGNGTGEASVMGEGGEFKMILVVRNDLKMGKGKVAAQCSHAAVAAYKQVQRRNPELLKQWEYCGQPKVVVKAPDEDTLIDLLGHAKEVGLPVSLIQDAGRTQIAPGSRTVLGIGPGPADLIDKVTGDLKLY, via the coding sequence ATGGACTTGCTATATGGTCCATTGAGCCTGGGTGTAGTAGCAGGACTGGGCTGTGGGCTCTTGGTCGGTTGGCACCTTCGGGCTCGCTTGAGCCCGACCTCCAAAAGCCTGATGGCAGCGATGGGGAACGGCACTGGTGAAGCAAGCGTGATGGGCGAAGGGGGCGAGTTCAAGATGATACTAGTGGTCCGAAATGACCTGAAGATGGGTAAAGGGAAGGTGGCTGCCCAGTGCTCCCATGCTGCTGTAGCAGCTTACAAACAGGTTCAACGCAGGAACCCCGAGCTTCTCAAACAGTGGGAGTACTGCGGCCAGCCCAAGGTGGTGGTGAAGGCCCCTGATGAGGACACCCTGATTGATCTGCTGGGCCATGCCAAAGAAGTGGGGCTTCCGGTCAGCCTGATTCAGGATGCAGGAAGGACACAAATTGCGCCCGGATCCCGCACTGTGCTGGGTATCGGTCCAGGCCCAGCTGATCTGATCGATAAAGTCACTGGAGATTTGAAGCTCTACTAG